A portion of the Shewanella sp. SNU WT4 genome contains these proteins:
- the gorA gene encoding glutathione-disulfide reductase gives MTQHFDYICLGAGSGGIASANRAAMRGAKVLLIEAKALGGTCVNVGCVPKKVMWYGAQVAEAMHLYAKDYGFDVTVNKFDWQTLVNSREAYINRIHGAYDRGLASNQVTVVRGFGRFINDNTIEVNGQHYTAKHILIATGGSPSFPDIPGAEHGIDSDGFFALTTQPKRVAVVGAGYIAVEVAGVLHALGSETHLFVRKHMPLRNFDPLLSEALINAMAQNGPTLHTNSVPQSVEKQADGSLTLTLENGLQHNVDCLIWAIGRTPSTNNIGLEHTQVQLDEYGFVITDEYQNTTAAGIHCVGDIMAGGIELTPVAVKAGRLLSERLFGNLPNAKMDYSNVPTIVFSHPPIGTMGLTEPQAIEKFGSDQVKVYRSTFASMYTAVTAHRQECKFKLVCAGDNEQVVGIHGIGFGMDEILQGFGVAIKMGATKADFDACVALHPTGAEEFVTMR, from the coding sequence ATGACACAACATTTTGACTATATATGCTTAGGTGCTGGCAGTGGCGGTATTGCTTCAGCCAATCGCGCGGCAATGCGTGGCGCCAAGGTTCTATTGATTGAAGCTAAAGCTTTAGGCGGCACTTGTGTCAATGTCGGCTGCGTACCGAAAAAAGTCATGTGGTATGGCGCTCAAGTCGCTGAAGCCATGCACTTATATGCCAAAGATTATGGTTTTGATGTCACAGTGAATAAGTTTGACTGGCAAACCTTAGTCAATAGCCGTGAAGCCTATATTAACCGTATTCATGGCGCCTATGATCGCGGTCTGGCTAGCAATCAAGTGACTGTGGTACGCGGGTTCGGCCGCTTCATCAATGACAACACTATCGAAGTCAATGGTCAGCACTACACAGCTAAACACATTTTAATTGCGACGGGTGGCAGCCCAAGCTTCCCAGATATCCCGGGCGCTGAGCATGGTATTGATTCCGATGGCTTCTTTGCTTTAACCACGCAACCTAAGCGCGTGGCTGTAGTTGGCGCGGGTTATATCGCCGTTGAAGTAGCAGGCGTTTTGCATGCCCTTGGCAGCGAAACCCATTTATTTGTGCGTAAGCACATGCCACTGCGTAACTTTGATCCGCTGCTTAGTGAAGCTCTGATCAATGCTATGGCGCAAAACGGCCCGACACTGCACACCAATAGCGTGCCGCAGTCGGTAGAAAAGCAAGCCGATGGCAGCTTAACTCTGACTTTAGAGAATGGTTTGCAGCACAATGTCGACTGCTTAATTTGGGCCATTGGCCGCACACCGTCGACCAACAACATAGGTTTAGAACACACCCAAGTTCAGCTTGATGAGTATGGCTTTGTGATCACAGATGAGTATCAAAATACCACGGCAGCAGGCATACATTGTGTCGGCGATATTATGGCCGGCGGCATTGAATTAACTCCTGTTGCCGTTAAAGCGGGACGACTATTATCTGAGCGTTTATTTGGTAACTTGCCGAACGCTAAGATGGATTACTCCAATGTACCTACCATAGTATTTAGCCACCCACCGATTGGCACTATGGGATTGACTGAACCACAAGCGATTGAAAAGTTTGGCAGTGATCAGGTTAAAGTCTATCGTTCTACGTTTGCCTCCATGTATACCGCCGTTACCGCTCACCGCCAAGAATGTAAATTCAAGCTGGTATGCGCTGGCGATAACGAGCAAGTGGTTGGTATTCATGGCATAGGTTTTGGTATGGATGAAATACTGCAAGGCTTTGGCGTTGCAATTAAGATGGGTGCCACTAAGGCTGATTTTGATGCCTGCGTCGCGCTGCACCCTACGGGCGCCGAAGAATTTGTTACTATGCGCTAA
- a CDS encoding fimbria/pilus outer membrane usher protein, which produces MNGLNISTANYFEINDQQIQYLRGEWTAFYDAPRLPLRVSLGDVTSATSGFLSSLSLGGIALFSDYANLQPDRVIGPNNQQMLILQESAEIDITVNGQVIYSGRQDAGRFNLANLPLNNGANDIIVYVRYLSGRTETLTFSQFYNSTLLQEGIVNYAFSLGAPSIYGDEGIEYLSTWAANGFIEYGFTSWLTLGLNATAAEFGEGLGATATFGTDYGNLSSRAALSNGDELGSIYAFNFESTIVGAAVNQSPNLRLGLEFADGFNNSPWDDTALPQTYQRALVNYIWTINDAWDASISASYYRALLADKQLNGTAQVNWRSGNMNVGAGITYNNNDNFSNADTQYFLTFDWYLSLADKGLSLGTSYNTIDNRSRLDVSRINNDRVGDMGMRAQLEYEDQRDRELAQVSYTGNRARWEAEVQRSQSNNGNSDASYSASIRGNTAIGIAGGHVGWGRAQLGPFLVAKLHPTLAESELQIEVNQSGQYTAAASGSIPALLPLDIAYTANVIDINVPNAPLGYDWGESRLDISPGAATGHVVEVGSDSSYTAMGTLVNNNGEPLGYLQGDLIANGQALAFFTNKTGRFYIAGVSPGVYDMRLHTALCQSMSVTIAPGDSNLIDMGTLSMTCTKENDHESH; this is translated from the coding sequence GTGAATGGACTGAATATCTCTACCGCCAATTACTTTGAAATCAATGATCAACAAATCCAGTATTTGCGTGGGGAATGGACGGCTTTTTATGATGCGCCGCGTTTACCGCTGCGAGTATCGTTAGGCGATGTGACCTCGGCGACCTCAGGTTTTTTATCTAGCCTTAGTCTTGGCGGTATCGCGCTTTTTAGTGATTATGCCAATCTTCAACCCGATCGCGTCATTGGCCCGAATAATCAACAAATGTTGATACTGCAAGAATCGGCTGAAATAGATATTACCGTTAATGGCCAAGTTATTTATAGCGGCCGCCAAGACGCCGGACGCTTTAATCTCGCTAATTTACCGTTAAATAATGGCGCCAATGACATTATTGTTTATGTGCGTTACTTATCGGGGCGAACCGAAACCTTAACCTTTAGTCAGTTTTATAACAGCACTTTATTGCAAGAAGGCATAGTAAATTACGCCTTTAGCTTGGGCGCACCTTCTATTTATGGTGATGAGGGCATTGAGTACCTATCAACCTGGGCCGCTAATGGTTTTATTGAGTATGGTTTCACATCTTGGCTAACCTTAGGGCTGAATGCTACGGCTGCTGAATTTGGTGAAGGCCTTGGCGCTACCGCAACCTTTGGCACTGATTACGGTAATTTGAGCTCGAGAGCGGCACTGAGTAATGGCGATGAGCTTGGCTCGATCTACGCATTCAACTTTGAAAGCACTATTGTTGGCGCGGCGGTCAATCAGAGCCCGAATCTTAGGTTAGGCCTTGAGTTTGCTGATGGTTTTAATAACTCGCCTTGGGATGACACGGCTTTGCCACAGACTTATCAGCGCGCATTGGTTAATTATATTTGGACCATTAACGATGCTTGGGATGCGAGTATATCCGCTTCCTATTACCGTGCGTTGTTAGCCGATAAGCAGCTTAATGGCACAGCGCAGGTCAATTGGCGCTCTGGCAATATGAATGTCGGGGCGGGCATCACTTATAACAATAATGATAATTTCTCTAATGCCGATACCCAATATTTTTTGACCTTTGATTGGTACTTATCCCTTGCCGATAAAGGCCTAAGTTTAGGCACTAGCTATAACACCATAGATAATCGTTCGCGCTTAGATGTTTCTCGCATCAATAACGATCGGGTCGGCGACATGGGCATGCGGGCGCAGTTAGAGTATGAAGATCAGCGCGACCGCGAATTAGCGCAAGTCAGCTATACCGGCAACCGAGCGCGCTGGGAGGCGGAAGTTCAGCGCTCTCAAAGTAATAATGGCAACAGCGATGCCAGTTATTCTGCATCGATCCGCGGTAATACCGCCATAGGTATTGCGGGTGGTCATGTTGGTTGGGGCCGCGCGCAGCTGGGACCATTTTTAGTGGCTAAGCTGCATCCCACGCTGGCAGAAAGTGAGCTGCAAATTGAAGTTAATCAGTCCGGGCAATATACGGCCGCCGCTTCAGGTTCTATTCCTGCGCTATTGCCGTTAGATATAGCTTACACGGCCAATGTGATTGATATTAATGTTCCTAATGCGCCCTTAGGTTATGACTGGGGTGAGAGCCGCTTAGATATATCCCCGGGCGCGGCCACGGGTCATGTGGTGGAAGTCGGGTCGGATAGTTCGTATACCGCTATGGGCACCTTAGTTAACAACAACGGTGAACCTTTAGGTTATTTACAAGGTGACTTGATTGCTAATGGTCAGGCACTGGCTTTCTTTACCAATAAAACTGGGCGTTTTTATATTGCTGGCGTAAGTCCTGGAGTTTATGACATGCGCTTGCACACTGCGTTATGCCAGAGCATGAGCGTGACAATCGCACCAGGAGATTCAAATCTGATAGACATGGGCACTTTGTCCATGACTTGCACCAAGGAGAATGATCATGAAAGCCATTAA